From Macaca mulatta isolate MMU2019108-1 chromosome 3, T2T-MMU8v2.0, whole genome shotgun sequence, the proteins below share one genomic window:
- the PEG10 gene encoding retrotransposon-derived protein PEG10 isoform 1 (protein translation is dependent on -1 ribosomal frameshift; isoform 1 is encoded by transcript variant 1; non-AUG (CUG) translation initiation codon), with the protein MGPDCPPPPPPPPPNNNNNNNSKHTGHKSACVPNMTERRRDELSEEINNLREKVIKQSEENSNLQNQVQKLTEENTTLREQVEPTPEDDDDDIELRGAAAAAAPPPPIEEECPEDLPEKFDGNPDMLAPFMAQCQIFMEKSTRDFSVDRVRVCFVTSMMTGRAARWASAKLERSHYLMHNYPAFMMEMKHVFEDPQRREAAKRKIRRLRQGMGSVIDYSNAFQMIAQDLDWNEPALIDQYHEGLSDHIQEELSHLEVAKSLSALIGQCIHIERRLARAAAARKPRSPPRALVLPHVASHHQVDPTEPVGGARMRLTQEEKERRRKLNLCLYCGTGGHYADNCPAKASKSSPAGKLPGPAVEGPSATGPEIIRSPQDDASSPHLQVMLQIHLPGRHTLFVRAMIDSGASGNFIDHEYVAQNGIPLRIKDWPILVEAIDGRPIASGPVVHETHDLIVDLGDHREVLSFDVTQSPFFPVVLGVRWLSTHDPNITWSTRSIVFDSEYCRYHCRMYSPIPPSLPPPAQQPPLYYPVDGYRVYQPVRYYYVQNVYTPVDEHVYPDHRLVDPHIEMIPGAHSIPSGHVYSLSEPEMAALRDFVARNVKDGLITPTIAPNGAQVLQVKRGWKLQVSYDCRAPNNFTIQNQYPRLSIPNLEDQAHLATYTEFVPQIPGYQTYPTYAAYPTYPVGFAWYPVGRDGQGRSLYVPVMITWNPHWYRQPPVPQYPPPQPPPPPPPPPPPPSYSTL; encoded by the exons CTGGGTCCCGACTGCccacctcctccccctccccctccccccaacaacaacaacaacaacaactccaAGCACACCGGCCATAAGAGCGCGTGTGTCCCCAACATGACCGAACGAAGAAGGGATGAGCTCTCTGAAGAGATCAACAACCTAAGAGAGAAGGTCATTAAGCAGTCCGAGGAGAACAGCAACCTGCAGAACCAGGTGCAGAAGCTCACAGAGGAGAACACCACCCTTCGAGAGCAAGTGGAACCCACCcctgaggatgatgatgatgacatcgAGCTCCGCGGTGCTGCAGCAGCTGCTGCCCCACCCCCTCCAATAGAGGAAGAGTGCCCAGAAGACCTTCCAGAGAAGTTCGATGGCAACCCAGACATGCTGGCTCCTTTCATGGCCCAGTGCCAGATCTTCATGGAAAAGAGCACCAGAGATTTCTCAGTTGATCGTGTCCGTGTCTGTTTCGTGACAAGCATGATGACCGGCCGTGCTGCCCGCTGGGCCTCAGCAAAGCTGGAGCGCTCCCACTACCTGATGCACAACTACCCAGCTTTCATGATGGAAATGAAGCATGTCTTTGAAGACCCTCAGAGGCGAGAGGCTGCCAAACGCAAGATCAGACGCCTGCGCCAAGGCATGGGGTCTGTCATCGACTATTCCAATGCTTTCCAGATGATTGCCCAGGACCTGGATTGGAACGAGCCTGCGCTGATTGACCAGTACCACGAGGGCCTCAGCGACCACATTCAGGAGGAGCTCTCCCACCTCGAGGTCGCCAAGTCGCTGTCTGCTCTGATTGGGCAGTGCATTCACATTGAGAGAAGGCTGGCCAGGGctgctgcagctcgcaagccacGCTCACCACCCCGGGCGCTGGTGTTGCCTCACGTTGCAAGCCACCACCAGGTAGATCCAACCGAGCCGGTGGGAGGTGCCCGCATGCGCCTGacccaggaggaaaaagaaagacgCAGAAAGCTGAACCTGTGCCTCTACTGTGGAACAGGAGGTCACTACGCTGACAACTGTCCTGCCAAGGCCTCGAAGTCTTCGCCGGCGGGA AAACTCCCCGGCCCCGCTGTAGAGGGACCTTCAGCGACCGGGCCAGAAATAATAAGGTCCCCACAAGATGACGCCTCATCTCCACACTTGCAAGTGATGCTCCAGATTCATCTTCCGGGCAGACACACCCTGTTCGTCCGAGCCATGATCGATTCTGGTGCTTCTGGCAACTTCATTGATCACGAATACGTTGCTCAAAATGGAATTCCTCTAAGAATCAAGGACTGGCCAATACTTGTGGAAGCAATTGATGGGCGCCCCATAGCATCGGGCCCAGTTGTCCACGAAACTCACGACCTGATAGTTGACCTGGGAGATCACCGTGAAGTGCTGTCATTTGATGTGACTCAGTCTCCATTCTTCCCTGTCGTCCTAGGGGTTCGCTGGCTGAGCACACATGATCCCAACATCACATGGAGCACTCGATCTATTGTCTTTGATTCTGAATACTGCCGCTACCACTGCCGGATGTATTCTCCAATACCACCATCGCTCCCACCACCAGCACAACAACCGCCACTCTATTATCCAGTAGATGGATACAGAGTTTACCAACCAGTGAGATATTACTATGTCCAGAATGTGTACACTCCAGTAGATGAGCACGTCTACCCAGATCACCGCCTGGTTGACCCTCACATAGAAATGATACCTGGAGCACACAGTATTCCCAGCGGACATGTGTACTCACTGTCTGAACCTGAAATGGCAGCTCTTCGAGATTTTGTGGCAAGAAATGTGAAAGATGGGCTGATTACTCCAACGATCGCACCTAATGGAGCCCAAGTTCTCCAGGTGAAGAGGGGGTGGAAACTGCAAGTTTCTTACGATTGCCGAGCTCCAAACAATTTTACTATCCAGAATCAGTATCCTCGCCTATCTATTCCAAATTTAGAAGACCAAGCGCACCTGGCAACGTACACTGAATTCGTACCTCAAATACCTGGATACCAAACGTACCCCACGTATGCCGCATACCCGACCTACCCAGTAGGATTCGCCTGGTACCCAGTGGGAAGAGACGGACAAGGAAGATCACTATATGTACCTGTTATGATCACTTGGAATCCACACTGGTACCGCCAGCCTCCGGTACCACAGTACCCGCCGCCACAGCCGCCGCCTccaccaccgccgccgccgccgcctccatCTTACAGTACCCTGTAA
- the PEG10 gene encoding retrotransposon-derived protein PEG10 isoform 2 (isoform 2 is encoded by transcript variant 1; non-AUG (CUG) translation initiation codon) — MGPDCPPPPPPPPPNNNNNNNSKHTGHKSACVPNMTERRRDELSEEINNLREKVIKQSEENSNLQNQVQKLTEENTTLREQVEPTPEDDDDDIELRGAAAAAAPPPPIEEECPEDLPEKFDGNPDMLAPFMAQCQIFMEKSTRDFSVDRVRVCFVTSMMTGRAARWASAKLERSHYLMHNYPAFMMEMKHVFEDPQRREAAKRKIRRLRQGMGSVIDYSNAFQMIAQDLDWNEPALIDQYHEGLSDHIQEELSHLEVAKSLSALIGQCIHIERRLARAAAARKPRSPPRALVLPHVASHHQVDPTEPVGGARMRLTQEEKERRRKLNLCLYCGTGGHYADNCPAKASKSSPAGNSPAPL; from the coding sequence CTGGGTCCCGACTGCccacctcctccccctccccctccccccaacaacaacaacaacaacaactccaAGCACACCGGCCATAAGAGCGCGTGTGTCCCCAACATGACCGAACGAAGAAGGGATGAGCTCTCTGAAGAGATCAACAACCTAAGAGAGAAGGTCATTAAGCAGTCCGAGGAGAACAGCAACCTGCAGAACCAGGTGCAGAAGCTCACAGAGGAGAACACCACCCTTCGAGAGCAAGTGGAACCCACCcctgaggatgatgatgatgacatcgAGCTCCGCGGTGCTGCAGCAGCTGCTGCCCCACCCCCTCCAATAGAGGAAGAGTGCCCAGAAGACCTTCCAGAGAAGTTCGATGGCAACCCAGACATGCTGGCTCCTTTCATGGCCCAGTGCCAGATCTTCATGGAAAAGAGCACCAGAGATTTCTCAGTTGATCGTGTCCGTGTCTGTTTCGTGACAAGCATGATGACCGGCCGTGCTGCCCGCTGGGCCTCAGCAAAGCTGGAGCGCTCCCACTACCTGATGCACAACTACCCAGCTTTCATGATGGAAATGAAGCATGTCTTTGAAGACCCTCAGAGGCGAGAGGCTGCCAAACGCAAGATCAGACGCCTGCGCCAAGGCATGGGGTCTGTCATCGACTATTCCAATGCTTTCCAGATGATTGCCCAGGACCTGGATTGGAACGAGCCTGCGCTGATTGACCAGTACCACGAGGGCCTCAGCGACCACATTCAGGAGGAGCTCTCCCACCTCGAGGTCGCCAAGTCGCTGTCTGCTCTGATTGGGCAGTGCATTCACATTGAGAGAAGGCTGGCCAGGGctgctgcagctcgcaagccacGCTCACCACCCCGGGCGCTGGTGTTGCCTCACGTTGCAAGCCACCACCAGGTAGATCCAACCGAGCCGGTGGGAGGTGCCCGCATGCGCCTGacccaggaggaaaaagaaagacgCAGAAAGCTGAACCTGTGCCTCTACTGTGGAACAGGAGGTCACTACGCTGACAACTGTCCTGCCAAGGCCTCGAAGTCTTCGCCGGCGGGAAACTCCCCGGCCCCGCTGTAG